The segment GGTCGCGTTGACCCGGATACCGACCGTGTCGGCGGCCTGGGGGTGCTCTCCGACGGCGCGGAGGCGGAGACCCCAGCGCGTCTTGAAGAGGCCGATGAACACCGCCGCGATGGCGACGTACATCAGGTAGACGACGACGTTCTGCTGGAACAGCAGGGGTCCGATCAGCGGGATGCGGCTCAGCAGCGGGATGTCGAAGGTCGAGAAGCGCAGGCCCTTGTTGAGGTCGGGCGAGTTGGTGAGCACCTCCGAGTAGAGGAAGCTCGTCAGGCCCGTGACGAGCACGTTGAGGACGACGCCCACGATGACCTGGTCGACGAGATACCGGATGCTGAAGGCGGCCAGGACCATCGAGACGAGGGCCCCGGCGATCATGGCGCTGAGGAGCCCCACCCAGAGCGACCCGGTGACGCTCGCGACGACCGCGGAGACGAACGCCCCGCCGAGGAGCTGCCCCTCGATGGCGACGTTGACCACGCCGACCCGCTCGGAGATCACGCCGCCGAGCGCGCCGAAGATCAGCGGGGTGCTGAGCCCGAGAGAGCCGACCAGGAGGCCCGGCACGAGGATCGAGTTGTTCGCCCCCGCCCACGCCAGGAAGCCGACGAGGAAGAGGACCCCGAAGAGGGCGATGAGCCAGATCGGCACGCGACGGTACTGCGAGACGAGGAGCGCCGCGACGATCGTGATGACCGCGAGCACGAGGGTCACGACGACCCCGGTGGCGGCCGTCGGGAGGACGGCGTTCGGCAGCGTGAGGAAGTCGGTCGGCGTCGACAGTCGGAACGTCGACTTCCCGCTGCGACCGGCGACGACGAACAGCAGGAGCGCAATCACCGTGAAGATGCCGAGCGCGATGGGGGCCTTGAAGGAGCGCGAACGCGCCGTGGCCAGGCCGGGGGTCTCGGCGGCCGGGACGGCCACGTCGGGGGTCAGCGTGCTCACTTGGTCACCACCGCGGTCTTGGAGGAGGCGCGGCGGACCCTGCGGACCCCGGCCCCCGGTGTCTGGATGCGGAAGATGGTCCGCACGAGAGGCGGCGCCGCCACGAACAGGACGATCAGCGACTGCACGACGAGGACGATGTCGATCGGGACCCCGTTGGCCGCCTGCATGGCGTAACCGCCGGCCTTGAGCGCACCGAAGAGGATGCCGGCGCCGAAGACGCCCCAGGGCCGCGAGCGTCCGAGGAGCGCGACCGTGATCGCGTCGAACCCGATGCCGGCGTCGATGCCCGACGAGAACCCGGTGGTCAGCGTGCCGAGCACCTGGGTCGCCCCGGCGATGCCGACGAGCGCGCCCGAGATGACCATCGCGTAGACGTAGACGTTCTTGACGTTGATGCCGGCGGTCCGGGCCGCGTGCGGGTTCTCGCCGACGGCGCGGAACCGGAAGCCGAGGCTCGACCGGTTGAGGAGCCACGAGCAGAAGATCGTCGCCGCGATGACGAGGAGGAACCCGATGTTGAGGTTGAACGTCGGCCCGAGCAGCTTCGGCAGCGTGGCCGACGGCAGCGTCGCGGGCGACTGCGGGTTCGAGGAGCCGGGGGCCTGCAGGAGCCCCGGGGTGCGGAGCATGAACGAGAGCAGGTAGAGCGCCACGTAGTTGAGCATGATCGTGAGGATCACCTCGTGGGCACCGGTGCGCGCCTTCAGGAAGCCGACGAGGAAACCCCACGCCGCGCCTCCTGCGATTCCCGCGAGGACGGCGAGCGGCAGGTGGACGGCGAGCGGCAGCTGGAACGAGAATCCGACCCAGCCGGCGAAGGCCGCGCCGATCAGGATCTGGCCCTGGCCGCCGATGTTGAACATGCCGGCGCGGAACGACATCGCGACGCCGAGGCCCGCGACGATGAGCGGCATGGCGTAGTTGAGCGTCTCGGTCAGCGGCCGGATCGCCCCGGCGAAGTCGGTCGCCTGGAAGTTGACGATCGCGCCCTGGAAGATCGACGAGTAGGCGAGCGAGACGGACTTCCACGCGGCGCTCAGGAGGTCGCTCGGGCGCGCGAAGAAGTAGCCGGCCGTCGACTGCACGGTCGGGTCGGTCGCCGCGATCAGGATGCCGCTCAGGACGAGGGCGAGCACGACGGCGAGCACCGACACCATGGCGTTGCTCGAGACGATCTCGCGCAGGATGCCCGAGGTCCGATCTCCGCGTGACTCGCCGCCCGCGGGTGGCCCGCTCGGCGGCACGGCCTGAGTCGTCGGCGCGGCGGCGTCCTGCGCCGCCTGCGTGGTCGAGTCGCTCATGCGACCTGCTCCGTTCCCTGGGGGGTGGTGGGGGCGCCCTGCTCGGCCGGGAGTTCGCCGGCCATCATGAGGCCGAGGACGTCGCGGGGGGTGTCCGCGGGGACGATTCCGATGATGGAGCCGCGGTACATGACCGCGATCCGGTCGGCGAGGGCCGTGACCTCGTCGAGCTCGGTGGACACGACGATGACGGGGACGCCGGCGTCGCGGGTCTCGACGATCCGCTTGTGCACGAACTCGATCGACCCGACGTCGATGCCGCGGGTGGGCTGCGCCGCCACGAAGAGGCGGAGGTCGCGGGAGAGCTCGCGGGCGAGGACGACCTTCTGCTGGTTGCCGCCGGAGAGACGACCGACGGCGGTGGTGATGCCCTGGCTCCGGATGTCGAACTCCTTGATCTTGTCCGTCGCGAACTGGGCGAGCTCGGTGAGGCGCAGCCAGCCGCGCTTCACGAAGGGGCCGCTCTGCGACCGGTCGAGCATGAGGTTCTCGGCGACGGTGAACTCGCCGACGAGGCCGTCCTCGGTGCGGTCTTCCGGGACGAAGCCGACGCCCGAGTCGAGGACGCGTCGGACGCTCAGGCCGCGGAGCTGCCGGCCGTCGAGCGTGATCGAACCCTCGACCCGATCCTGCAGACCGAGGATCGCCTCGGTGAGCTCCGTCTGGCCGTTGC is part of the Frondihabitans sp. 762G35 genome and harbors:
- a CDS encoding ABC transporter permease, translating into MSDSTTQAAQDAAAPTTQAVPPSGPPAGGESRGDRTSGILREIVSSNAMVSVLAVVLALVLSGILIAATDPTVQSTAGYFFARPSDLLSAAWKSVSLAYSSIFQGAIVNFQATDFAGAIRPLTETLNYAMPLIVAGLGVAMSFRAGMFNIGGQGQILIGAAFAGWVGFSFQLPLAVHLPLAVLAGIAGGAAWGFLVGFLKARTGAHEVILTIMLNYVALYLLSFMLRTPGLLQAPGSSNPQSPATLPSATLPKLLGPTFNLNIGFLLVIAATIFCSWLLNRSSLGFRFRAVGENPHAARTAGINVKNVYVYAMVISGALVGIAGATQVLGTLTTGFSSGIDAGIGFDAITVALLGRSRPWGVFGAGILFGALKAGGYAMQAANGVPIDIVLVVQSLIVLFVAAPPLVRTIFRIQTPGAGVRRVRRASSKTAVVTK
- a CDS encoding ABC transporter permease, which translates into the protein MSTLTPDVAVPAAETPGLATARSRSFKAPIALGIFTVIALLLFVVAGRSGKSTFRLSTPTDFLTLPNAVLPTAATGVVVTLVLAVITIVAALLVSQYRRVPIWLIALFGVLFLVGFLAWAGANNSILVPGLLVGSLGLSTPLIFGALGGVISERVGVVNVAIEGQLLGGAFVSAVVASVTGSLWVGLLSAMIAGALVSMVLAAFSIRYLVDQVIVGVVLNVLVTGLTSFLYSEVLTNSPDLNKGLRFSTFDIPLLSRIPLIGPLLFQQNVVVYLMYVAIAAVFIGLFKTRWGLRLRAVGEHPQAADTVGIRVNATRFWNVSLAGAIAGLGGAFFTLGDLGEFQKTMTAGAGYIALAAVIFGRWDPIRATLAALLFGFASNLQNVLSVVGSPVPSEFMLMLPYVVTILAVAGLVGQSRGPAASGKPYVK